From Paralcaligenes sp. KSB-10:
GCATCTCCGTCATCGCGCCCGGCATGCTTTCAAGTTTCCAGGACCTGGGCCGTACCGGCTCACAACACCTTGGAGTCCCGGTGGGCGGGGCCATGGACAGCCGCGCCCACCGGCTTGCCAACCTTCTGGCGGGCAATCCCGATAGCGAAGCCACGCTGGAAATCACGCTTACCGGGCCGAAACTGCGCTTCAATTCGGCGTGCTGCATAGCCATCAGCGGTGCCGACCTGAGCCCAAGCCTGAACCAAAAAGCCATACCCAATAACCGCCCCATCATCATCCGGCCCGACGACGTGCTGGAATTCGGCAAGCGCAACAACGGAGCCCGCGCCTACCTGGCCATTCACGGCGGAATCGCCCTGTCGAATGTCCTGGGCAGCCGCAGCACGAACTTGCGTGGCCAATTCGGCGGCTACCAAGGGCGGGCCCTGAAAAAAGGCGATACGCTGGCCCTGCGCCGCCACATCGCCGCCGACAGCCTCGATACGCTGGCCAAAAGCCTCTGGAATACCAAAGTGTATTTGCCGGCAATCCTGGGATTGATGCCACGAACGGCCATACGTGCGCTGTCCGGAGAGCACAGCAGCCTGTTCAGCCCGCAATCCATGAACGATTTCTTCAATACCGGATTTCGCATCAGCCCACACTCGGAACGCATGGGCTACCGCCTCGAAGGTGCCAGGCTGAAGCTGAACACACCACAGCAACTCCCCTCCGAGGCCATCAGCTTTGGCAGCGTGCAGGTGCCTGCCGATGGCAATCCCATCATCCTCATGGCCGACCGGCAGACCACAGGCGGCTATCCTAAAATTGCCCATGTCGCCACGGTCGATTTACCGGTACTTGCCCAGTGCATGCCGGGCGAAATCCTGCACTTCGTCGAAATCGACCTGGACGCGGCGCAACAACTCGACAGCCAGCGCGAAGAAGCCTTTGGCCGACTCCACCAAACCTTGGCCCCCTTGCGCGAACTGTTTAAACCATTTCGGGAAGAACTCAATGAGCAGTCTCGAACTTGATCTGAACTGCGATATGGGCGAAAGCTACGGCGCCTGGAAAATGGGCGACGACCTGGCCGTATTGCCGTTTGTCAGCTCCGCCAATATTGCCTGCGGCTTCCACGGCGGCGATCCGACCACCATGCGCAAGACCGTAGCCGCCGCCCTCGAACATGGCGTAGCGCTGGGAGCCCACCCAAGCCTGCCCGACCTGCTTGGCTTCGGCCGCCGCGAAATCCGCCTCAGCCCGCAAGAAGCCTACGACTGCGTAGTCGTGCAGATCGGCGCGCTCGCCGCCGTGGCCGCCAGCCAGGGAGCCAAACTGCACCACGTCAAGCCACACGGCGCGCTCTACAATATGGCGGCCAAAGACCCGGCCCTGTCCGACGCAATCTGCCGCGCGGTAAAAGACGTGGACCCCGCCCTGGTCCTGTACGGACTGGCCGGCAGCGAGCTCGTCAAGGCGGCGCAGGCACTGGGGCTGCGCGCCGCGCACGAGGTCTTCGGCGATCGCACCTACCAGTCCGACGGCAGCCTGACACCGCGTTCGCAACCGGGATCCATGATCGAAGACGCCGACGCATCGCTGCAGCAAGTGCTTTCCATGGTGCAGCGCCGACGCCTGGCTACCCAGCAGGGCATCGAAATCGATGTGCAGGCCGATACCCTATGCCTGCACGGCGACCAGCCCGGAGCCGCCGTGTTTGCCAAAAAAATCCGCACAGCGCTCGAAGCCAAGGGTATCCGCATCGTTACTGTTTGAACGGGCCGACGACGTGCGGTCGCAATGGCCGCCCCATTTAACAAAGTACCCACAGATTCACGCGCATCCGCACAAAGTGCCCGTACGATCCCCTCATAGCCGCGTTGGCCCATGATCCCGCAAAAAACATAGGCCTGCGACCGCCCAAAAACTCAGATGCGAGCGGGGGTGGCGGCCCAGGCGGGGTGGGCGAGCTTGAGTCCGCCGCGGCCGGCGCCTGGATCGGGATGCAAGGGAGCGGCTATTTGAGCGTCAAGGGTGTCCACAGCCCGGGGGGCTGTGGACGACGCGAGTTCCGCGACCGCCCGATCCAGGCGCCGGCCGCGGGCAGTCCTGGCAACGCCAGGGCCGGACGATGCGAGCTCCACCCTGCCTGGGCCGCCACCCCCGCGCCTTAAGAACGAATATGGCCGCCATAAAAAGGCAAAACAGCCCCGAGCGGGGCGTTATCACTCCCCTACACCAACACCCTCTCTATCCCGCCGGCATTGGCCTCTTTCACATACGACTCCATCCAGCCCTCGCCCAGAATATGCCGCGCCATTTCAATCACGATGTAATCCGCCTCCATGCCCGTATCCCCTTCAAAACGGGACAAGCCCTGCAGGCATGACGGACAGGAAGTCAGTATCTTGACCTCGCCCTCGAAACCGTCGGCCCGTATCGCAGCCGTATTCTTGGCAAGCGCCTCTTCCTTGCGGAACCGCACCTGCGTGGAAATGTCGGGGCGCGACACCGCCAAAGTGCCCGATTCGCCGCAGCAACCATCGGCCTTGATGGTGCTGTCGCCCACCAGCGATTTAACCGTTTTCATGGGATCCTGCAGCTTCAGCGGAGTATGGCACGGATCGTGGTACATATAGCGCACACCCTTGACGCCCTGAATCTGCATCCCTTTTTCAAGCAGATATTCGTGAATATCGATCAACCGGCAACCGGGAAAGATCTTTTCAAATTCATAGCCGGCCAACTGATCGTAGCA
This genomic window contains:
- a CDS encoding LamB/YcsF family protein; this translates as MSSLELDLNCDMGESYGAWKMGDDLAVLPFVSSANIACGFHGGDPTTMRKTVAAALEHGVALGAHPSLPDLLGFGRREIRLSPQEAYDCVVVQIGALAAVAASQGAKLHHVKPHGALYNMAAKDPALSDAICRAVKDVDPALVLYGLAGSELVKAAQALGLRAAHEVFGDRTYQSDGSLTPRSQPGSMIEDADASLQQVLSMVQRRRLATQQGIEIDVQADTLCLHGDQPGAAVFAKKIRTALEAKGIRIVTV
- a CDS encoding biotin-dependent carboxyltransferase family protein yields the protein MSISVIAPGMLSSFQDLGRTGSQHLGVPVGGAMDSRAHRLANLLAGNPDSEATLEITLTGPKLRFNSACCIAISGADLSPSLNQKAIPNNRPIIIRPDDVLEFGKRNNGARAYLAIHGGIALSNVLGSRSTNLRGQFGGYQGRALKKGDTLALRRHIAADSLDTLAKSLWNTKVYLPAILGLMPRTAIRALSGEHSSLFSPQSMNDFFNTGFRISPHSERMGYRLEGARLKLNTPQQLPSEAISFGSVQVPADGNPIILMADRQTTGGYPKIAHVATVDLPVLAQCMPGEILHFVEIDLDAAQQLDSQREEAFGRLHQTLAPLRELFKPFREELNEQSRT